One part of the Vicinamibacteria bacterium genome encodes these proteins:
- a CDS encoding type II toxin-antitoxin system PemK/MazF family toxin, with protein MNDRPLRGCLYWVVLPGERSRKRRPALVVSMNVRNRLASDVLVIPASSVLREAPTHVRLKWGQGGVPRDCMLKCEQITTLPKDLLSEQALGGELPASIMRNVERGVLRSIGIPVE; from the coding sequence TTGAACGATCGACCGCTCCGGGGTTGCTTGTACTGGGTAGTCCTTCCAGGCGAGCGAAGCAGGAAAAGGCGGCCCGCGCTCGTTGTCTCGATGAACGTTCGGAACCGACTCGCGAGCGATGTCCTCGTCATCCCGGCCAGCAGCGTCCTTCGTGAAGCTCCGACGCACGTGCGCTTGAAATGGGGCCAAGGTGGAGTGCCGAGGGATTGCATGCTCAAGTGCGAGCAAATCACAACCCTTCCCAAAGATCTCTTGAGCGAGCAAGCTCTCGGCGGAGAGCTACCGGCGTCCATCATGAGAAACGTAGAACGAGGAGTTCTCCGATCCATCGGGATCCCTGTCGAGTGA